One genomic region from Erythrobacter mangrovi encodes:
- a CDS encoding DUF3089 domain-containing protein: MARKFLYLVAIVIVAFIAGAIALSIWSREATQIAFVPRGEFVEQPPLADNAYQDPAMWYSRPGIGRSDPARYQPAMSRSAGSVAPAEELARESEKAPSFAVFFVPPTSYIKVGGGWNATLDDPTTDGRARLFLQGLASPFNRADEIWAPKYRQAAAGAFLTDKPEAQKAIDAAYADVLQAFRFFVDSVDPDKPIVLAGHSQGAAHILQLLREEIGGTPLQKRIVAVYAPGWPLSVKHDLPALPIPACAAAGQTGCLLAWSTIAEGGDSIMIMERYDATPGFDGQPRGSGPILCVNPLTGGTGGTAPAAANRGTLVPNETLARAELVPDAVPARCGDNGLLYIGEPPVMGEGVLPGDNYHVYDIPLFWKNLQDDVVERVKAWTASRS, from the coding sequence ATGGCGCGTAAATTCCTGTATCTCGTGGCGATAGTCATCGTCGCCTTCATCGCCGGTGCGATCGCGCTATCTATCTGGTCGCGTGAAGCGACACAGATTGCCTTCGTCCCTCGCGGCGAATTCGTCGAACAACCACCGCTCGCCGACAATGCCTACCAGGATCCAGCAATGTGGTATTCGCGCCCTGGCATCGGAAGGAGCGATCCCGCGCGTTACCAGCCCGCCATGTCCAGAAGCGCAGGCTCAGTGGCACCAGCAGAGGAATTGGCCCGCGAAAGCGAGAAGGCACCCTCGTTCGCGGTGTTCTTCGTACCCCCGACGAGCTACATCAAAGTGGGTGGTGGCTGGAACGCTACGCTGGACGATCCAACCACTGACGGTCGCGCACGGCTGTTCCTCCAGGGGCTTGCCAGCCCGTTCAATCGAGCGGACGAGATTTGGGCCCCCAAGTACCGGCAAGCCGCGGCAGGCGCCTTCCTGACCGACAAACCTGAGGCGCAGAAGGCGATCGATGCAGCCTATGCCGACGTGCTGCAGGCGTTCCGCTTCTTTGTCGACAGCGTCGATCCCGACAAGCCGATTGTCCTTGCCGGGCACAGCCAGGGTGCTGCGCATATCCTGCAGCTCCTGCGCGAGGAGATCGGCGGCACACCGCTCCAAAAGCGCATCGTGGCAGTCTACGCGCCGGGCTGGCCGCTATCGGTAAAGCACGACTTACCCGCGCTTCCGATCCCTGCCTGCGCCGCCGCGGGGCAGACGGGATGCCTGCTCGCCTGGTCGACCATCGCCGAAGGCGGCGATTCTATCATGATCATGGAACGCTATGATGCCACTCCCGGGTTTGACGGGCAGCCGCGCGGCAGCGGACCGATCCTGTGCGTAAATCCGCTCACCGGCGGTACGGGTGGAACCGCTCCAGCTGCTGCCAATCGTGGCACGCTGGTGCCCAACGAAACGCTGGCGCGCGCCGAGCTGGTCCCCGACGCAGTTCCGGCGCGTTGTGGCGACAATGGCCTCCTCTACATCGGGGAGCCGCCGGTCATGGGCGAAGGCGTTCTTCCGGGCGACAACTATCACGTTTATGACATTCCCCTGTTCTGGAAGAACCTGCAGGACGACGTGGTCGAGCGAGTGAAGGCATGGACGGCAAGCCGCTCGTAA
- the ruvX gene encoding Holliday junction resolvase RuvX, whose amino-acid sequence MDGKPLVTDSALDFGDALPDGGALLGLDVGTKTLGVATCDAGWRFATAGKTLPRGKFSKDSEALRTLVQDRSIRGVVIGLPRNMDGSEGPRAQASRAYARNVAAALELPVLLWDERWSTASAEGAMIAQDLSRAKRAEKIDSHAAAIILQGAIDALAGGGFSIG is encoded by the coding sequence ATGGACGGCAAGCCGCTCGTAACCGACAGCGCTCTCGATTTCGGTGACGCCTTGCCCGACGGCGGGGCATTGCTGGGGCTCGACGTCGGGACCAAGACCCTGGGCGTGGCGACCTGCGATGCTGGCTGGCGTTTTGCAACCGCAGGCAAGACGCTGCCGCGCGGCAAGTTTTCCAAGGATAGCGAAGCCTTGCGCACGCTTGTTCAGGATCGTTCAATCCGCGGGGTCGTCATTGGACTGCCACGAAACATGGACGGTAGCGAAGGGCCTCGTGCCCAGGCGAGCCGCGCCTACGCACGCAATGTGGCCGCGGCGCTGGAACTGCCCGTGTTGCTGTGGGACGAACGATGGTCGACGGCCAGCGCTGAGGGCGCGATGATCGCGCAGGACCTGAGCCGCGCGAAACGCGCCGAGAAAATCGACAGTCATGCCGCGGCGATCATCCTCCAGGGTGCCATCGACGCCCTGGCAGGCGGCGGCTTCTCGATTGGCTGA
- a CDS encoding PaaI family thioesterase, producing MTDTRPSFDPRRAVQLMSSRGHSGWLGMRYSAHGDDWVELELPWRQDLLAEAGGKVLASGPILSLMDMASGMAIWRAMADFSAIATLDLRVDYVRPAREGANVFGRSQCYRVTRSAAFVRGFAHDGDADDPVAHIQGAFMKIASSVPVGWNG from the coding sequence ATGACGGATACCAGACCCAGTTTCGATCCGCGGCGCGCGGTACAACTGATGTCGAGCCGTGGCCATTCAGGCTGGCTCGGCATGCGCTATTCCGCCCACGGCGACGACTGGGTCGAGCTCGAGCTACCCTGGCGGCAGGACCTGCTGGCAGAGGCAGGCGGCAAGGTACTCGCCTCGGGCCCGATCCTGAGCCTGATGGATATGGCGAGCGGCATGGCGATCTGGCGCGCTATGGCTGACTTCAGTGCCATCGCAACCCTCGATCTGCGCGTCGATTACGTCCGCCCGGCGCGCGAAGGCGCCAACGTGTTCGGCCGGTCGCAATGCTATCGCGTCACGCGGAGCGCAGCTTTCGTCCGCGGATTCGCACATGACGGCGACGCCGACGACCCGGTGGCCCATATCCAGGGCGCCTTCATGAAGATCGCCAGCAGCGTGCCGGTAGGTTGGAATGGCTGA
- a CDS encoding PaaI family thioesterase, with protein MAEAGHIDALTPYARSLGILVDRWDGDIPVLRVEFDATVEGRPEHYHGGATGGLLETAGYGVLRAELDRLGRTAVLKPINITVQYLSAGKSRTSYAKGRITKLGRRSANITVEAWQDDPARPIATAVMNVLMADA; from the coding sequence ATGGCTGAGGCCGGTCACATCGATGCGCTGACGCCCTATGCCCGCTCGCTCGGCATTCTGGTCGATCGGTGGGATGGCGACATCCCCGTGCTACGCGTCGAATTCGACGCGACCGTTGAGGGGCGCCCCGAGCATTACCACGGCGGTGCCACCGGCGGCCTGCTCGAAACCGCGGGCTATGGTGTGCTGCGCGCTGAACTGGACCGGCTTGGCCGCACGGCAGTGCTCAAGCCGATCAACATCACCGTGCAGTATCTATCCGCGGGCAAGAGCAGAACGAGCTATGCCAAGGGGCGGATCACCAAGCTTGGGCGTCGCAGCGCGAACATCACGGTCGAAGCTTGGCAGGACGATCCGGCCCGGCCGATCGCAACTGCGGTGATGAACGTGCTCATGGCGGACGCCTGA
- a CDS encoding transglycosylase domain-containing protein: MGVFDSFRRRPAPEFGGARHRGYYALHDGLDDDDWDARLDRLEAAVGVHERKHLRWWQRAYWQGHRKRWWAVRIVAAIMGLFIVLVAWLAITAPLSKSLEPIAAPQVTLLAADGTPIARNGAVTDEPVKVADLPPHVVEAFLAIEDRRFYDHWGIDPRGIARAAFTGTGGGSTITQQLAKFTFLTPERTLTRKAREAMIAFWLEAWLTKDEILERYLSNAYFGDNVYGLRAASLHYFYRQPEKLRPNQAAMLAGLLQAPSAYAPTKHYARAEKRMKLVVDSMVAAGFITEAEARAMTPPALDVRTRNDLPTGTYFADWALPEAREVAAGGYSRQTLTTTLDSRLQNVARRVTQRAPLGKAQVALVAMRPNGEVVAMIGGKDYEKSPFNRATQARRQPGSTFKLFVYLAALRAGWSPDDLVSNLPIAEGSYRPKNSREQYSQTLTLEDAFAQSSNVAAVRLLQEVGSEKVIATARDLGVTSPLVKGDPSMALGTHTMTLMELTAAYAAVAANAYPVEPHAFARPEPGFFERLWDGPSSFSSSTHKGMEQMLRSAINRGTGRAAILSGPNFGKTGTTQDNRDALFVGYAGDLVVGVWVGNDDNSPLGGGISGGGLPARIWRDFMNEAQGVKGTPAQAAPSDNDDPGGPIEPLDVPDIGDIPLGDGNSRLRVRDGSAIFTTEIDGVPFEIELGNDGVVVDEATIEAARRRAEQEVRRREEEAVPN, from the coding sequence ATGGGCGTGTTCGATTCCTTCAGGCGCAGGCCGGCACCCGAATTCGGAGGTGCCCGCCATCGTGGCTATTACGCGCTCCACGACGGGCTCGATGATGACGACTGGGACGCTCGACTCGATCGCCTCGAGGCGGCGGTCGGCGTGCACGAGCGCAAGCACCTGCGCTGGTGGCAGCGGGCCTATTGGCAAGGCCATCGCAAGCGCTGGTGGGCGGTGCGGATCGTCGCGGCGATCATGGGCCTGTTCATCGTGTTGGTCGCCTGGCTGGCCATCACAGCACCACTTTCCAAATCGCTTGAGCCGATCGCTGCGCCGCAGGTCACGCTGCTTGCTGCCGATGGAACGCCAATTGCCCGCAATGGGGCGGTGACCGACGAACCGGTCAAGGTCGCCGACCTGCCGCCGCACGTGGTCGAGGCCTTCCTCGCGATCGAGGACCGGCGGTTCTACGACCACTGGGGCATCGACCCGCGCGGTATCGCCCGAGCAGCCTTTACCGGGACCGGTGGCGGAAGCACGATCACTCAGCAGCTCGCCAAGTTCACCTTCCTGACGCCGGAACGTACGCTGACCCGCAAGGCGCGCGAAGCGATGATCGCCTTCTGGCTCGAGGCCTGGCTGACCAAGGATGAGATCCTCGAGCGTTATCTCTCGAACGCCTATTTCGGCGACAATGTCTACGGCCTGCGCGCGGCCAGCCTGCACTACTTCTATCGCCAGCCGGAAAAGCTCAGGCCGAACCAGGCCGCCATGCTTGCGGGCTTGCTCCAGGCGCCCTCGGCCTACGCCCCGACCAAGCACTATGCGCGGGCCGAAAAGCGCATGAAACTGGTGGTCGATTCCATGGTTGCCGCCGGCTTCATTACTGAGGCTGAAGCTCGCGCAATGACGCCCCCTGCACTCGATGTACGGACGCGCAACGATCTTCCCACTGGTACCTATTTCGCGGACTGGGCGCTGCCTGAAGCGCGCGAAGTCGCCGCGGGCGGTTATTCACGCCAGACGCTCACCACCACGCTCGACAGCCGGCTCCAGAACGTCGCGCGGCGGGTGACCCAGCGTGCTCCCTTGGGGAAGGCGCAAGTGGCTCTCGTCGCCATGCGTCCGAATGGCGAAGTGGTCGCGATGATCGGCGGCAAGGACTATGAGAAGTCGCCGTTCAACCGCGCAACGCAGGCACGACGCCAGCCGGGGTCCACCTTCAAACTGTTCGTCTATCTCGCGGCGCTGCGGGCAGGGTGGAGTCCCGATGATCTGGTATCCAACCTGCCGATAGCCGAAGGCAGCTACCGCCCGAAGAACTCGCGCGAGCAGTATTCGCAGACCCTTACGCTTGAAGATGCCTTCGCCCAATCGAGCAACGTCGCGGCGGTCCGGCTGCTGCAAGAGGTCGGTAGCGAAAAGGTCATTGCCACCGCTCGCGACCTCGGAGTCACCTCTCCGCTGGTGAAGGGCGATCCCAGCATGGCGCTGGGGACCCATACGATGACGCTGATGGAACTGACCGCGGCCTATGCCGCGGTCGCCGCCAACGCCTATCCGGTCGAACCGCACGCCTTTGCGCGGCCCGAACCGGGCTTCTTCGAGAGACTGTGGGACGGCCCGTCGAGCTTCTCATCGTCCACCCACAAGGGGATGGAACAGATGCTTCGGTCGGCGATCAATCGCGGGACTGGGCGTGCGGCGATCCTGAGTGGCCCGAACTTCGGCAAGACTGGAACGACGCAAGATAATCGCGACGCCCTGTTTGTCGGCTATGCCGGCGACCTTGTCGTCGGCGTGTGGGTTGGCAACGACGACAATTCTCCGCTCGGCGGCGGGATTTCAGGTGGTGGCTTGCCCGCGCGCATCTGGCGCGATTTCATGAACGAGGCGCAAGGAGTGAAGGGCACGCCTGCCCAGGCCGCACCCTCCGACAACGACGATCCGGGTGGTCCAATCGAGCCGCTCGATGTGCCCGACATTGGCGACATTCCGCTGGGCGACGGCAATTCGCGCCTACGCGTCCGAGACGGCTCGGCGATATTCACGACCGAGATCGACGGCGTCCCGTTCGAGATCGAGCTGGGCAACGACGGCGTTGTGGTCGACGAAGCGACAATTGAAGCGGCTCGCCGCCGGGCCGAGCAGGAAGTGCGCCGTCGCGAGGAAGAGGCCGTACCGAACTGA
- the cobS gene encoding cobaltochelatase subunit CobS produces MNDMTDKTFDASAKTVLAAPDTTVDVRETFGIDINWQVPAFSKPDERTPDLDPAYVFDPDTTLAILAGFAHDRRVMVQGYHGTGKSTHIEQVAARLNWPCIRINLDAHISRIDLVGRDAIVLRDGLQVTEFREGLLPWALQHPVALVFDEYDAGRPDVMFVIQRVLEQQGKLTLLDQNRVIRPDPNFRLFATANTVGLGDTSGLYHGTQQINQGQMDRWNIVVGLNYLPAETEQKIVEAKNPDIDPKILADMIKVADLTRQGFINGDISTVMSPRTVITWAQNYAIFKNVGFAFRLSFLNKCDEEERMLVAEYYQRVFGEDLPESVVGR; encoded by the coding sequence ATGAACGATATGACCGACAAAACCTTCGACGCCTCTGCCAAAACCGTCCTTGCTGCACCCGACACAACTGTCGATGTGCGCGAGACCTTTGGGATCGATATCAACTGGCAGGTGCCCGCGTTCAGCAAGCCGGACGAGCGCACTCCCGATCTCGATCCCGCCTATGTGTTCGACCCGGACACGACGCTGGCGATCCTCGCGGGTTTTGCGCATGACCGCCGCGTGATGGTGCAGGGCTATCACGGCACCGGTAAGTCGACCCACATCGAACAGGTCGCCGCGCGACTCAACTGGCCGTGTATCCGCATCAACCTCGATGCGCATATCAGCCGTATCGACCTCGTAGGGCGTGACGCCATCGTGCTGCGCGACGGGTTGCAGGTGACCGAGTTCCGCGAAGGGCTGCTGCCCTGGGCACTGCAGCATCCAGTGGCGCTGGTGTTCGACGAATATGACGCTGGCCGACCCGACGTGATGTTCGTGATCCAGCGCGTGCTCGAACAGCAGGGCAAGCTGACCCTGCTCGACCAGAACCGCGTGATCCGCCCCGATCCCAATTTCCGCCTGTTTGCCACCGCCAACACGGTTGGCCTGGGCGATACGAGCGGCCTCTATCACGGCACGCAGCAGATCAACCAGGGCCAGATGGACCGCTGGAACATCGTCGTTGGACTGAACTACCTGCCCGCCGAGACCGAGCAGAAGATCGTCGAGGCGAAGAATCCCGACATCGATCCGAAGATCCTGGCGGACATGATCAAGGTTGCCGACCTGACGCGGCAGGGCTTTATCAACGGCGATATCTCGACCGTCATGAGCCCGCGTACCGTGATCACCTGGGCGCAGAACTATGCGATCTTCAAGAATGTCGGCTTCGCCTTCCGCCTGAGCTTCCTCAACAAGTGCGACGAGGAAGAGCGGATGCTGGTGGCCGAATACTACCAGCGCGTGTTCGGTGAAGACCTGCCCGAAAGCGTAGTTGGCCGCTAG
- a CDS encoding cupin domain-containing protein — MEVNADFSRRVSVDTSALNWVPSPMAGVDRRMLDRIGGEVARATSIVRYAAGSSFPGHTHGGGEEFIVLEGVFQDEHGDYPAGTYVRNPPTTSHVPGSAPGCTIFVKLWQFDAADRNQFSVDMNALELVPMLGWDGVETGLLHRDQFETVRVERWQPGVERALSFPDGGEILVLDGALRTPAGAMERHDWIRLPAGDAIRASAGPDGVRFWIKTGHLAHIRVPESN; from the coding sequence ATGGAAGTGAACGCCGACTTTTCCCGGCGAGTCAGCGTGGACACCAGTGCGCTGAACTGGGTTCCGTCGCCAATGGCGGGCGTGGATCGACGCATGCTTGATCGTATCGGCGGGGAGGTGGCACGTGCCACCTCCATCGTTCGCTATGCCGCGGGGTCGTCTTTTCCCGGCCATACCCATGGCGGCGGTGAGGAATTCATCGTCCTCGAGGGCGTATTCCAGGACGAGCACGGTGATTATCCGGCGGGTACCTATGTTCGCAATCCGCCGACCACGTCGCATGTGCCGGGCTCTGCGCCGGGCTGTACCATCTTCGTGAAGCTGTGGCAGTTTGATGCAGCTGATCGAAACCAGTTCAGCGTCGACATGAACGCACTCGAGCTCGTTCCAATGCTTGGCTGGGACGGGGTTGAAACCGGTCTGCTTCATCGCGACCAGTTCGAAACAGTCCGGGTCGAACGCTGGCAACCGGGTGTCGAACGTGCCCTGTCGTTCCCCGATGGCGGAGAGATCCTAGTTCTCGACGGTGCGCTGCGGACACCCGCAGGAGCCATGGAGCGCCATGACTGGATCCGCCTGCCTGCTGGCGACGCCATCCGAGCTTCCGCGGGGCCGGACGGCGTGCGATTCTGGATCAAAACCGGCCATCTCGCACATATCCGGGTCCCAGAAAGCAACTGA
- a CDS encoding glutathione S-transferase translates to MLTIYEVENFPNPVRVRLALAEKNALDRVKFVPVDVMAGEHRSDSFRAINPDATVPCAELPDGSVIGRCTPITEYIDGAFEGTSLIGDTPLQRATTHMMNLRAEEGLLDAVGAYFHHATPGLGPDLETDQVPAWGLRQKARAQSTMRYFDGVLAKQPFVAGAVYSMADITLLAGLDFADLAGIEIDTDLTHLHAWREKVRARYQEN, encoded by the coding sequence ATGTTGACGATCTACGAAGTCGAAAACTTCCCCAATCCCGTGCGAGTGCGCCTGGCACTGGCCGAAAAGAATGCACTCGATCGCGTGAAGTTCGTGCCGGTCGATGTAATGGCGGGCGAGCACCGCTCCGACTCGTTTCGAGCCATCAATCCTGACGCCACCGTCCCTTGCGCCGAGCTGCCCGATGGCTCGGTGATCGGGCGCTGCACCCCGATTACGGAATATATCGACGGGGCGTTTGAAGGGACTTCGCTGATCGGCGATACGCCGCTGCAGAGGGCGACGACCCACATGATGAACCTGCGCGCGGAAGAGGGTCTGCTGGACGCGGTTGGCGCCTATTTCCACCACGCGACCCCCGGCCTTGGCCCCGATCTCGAGACCGACCAAGTGCCGGCCTGGGGGCTGCGGCAGAAGGCGCGTGCTCAGTCCACCATGCGCTATTTCGATGGCGTGCTGGCAAAGCAGCCCTTCGTGGCAGGCGCCGTCTACTCGATGGCCGACATTACCCTGCTTGCCGGTCTCGACTTCGCGGATCTTGCGGGCATCGAGATCGATACCGATCTGACGCACCTGCACGCGTGGCGCGAGAAGGTGCGCGCGCGGTACCAGGAGAACTGA
- a CDS encoding TetR/AcrR family transcriptional regulator: MTETRTLLLDLGEKAVRTRGYAGFSYADLARDAGIRKASIHHHFPTKADLALALIERFAAMLADALAAVEASAPTGGRALEGAIDLYRDALGDGETMCMCAAMSADAALLEIRTTDALNAANKAIARWFERILSKGKEDGSIAGVDEPETSALAVLAQLQGAQLLARASGSIEVFDRAVATLRDRITS, from the coding sequence ATGACAGAGACACGAACCCTGCTGCTCGACCTCGGCGAAAAGGCTGTCCGCACGCGGGGTTACGCGGGCTTCAGCTACGCCGACCTCGCCCGCGACGCGGGTATCCGCAAGGCCAGCATCCATCATCACTTCCCGACCAAGGCCGACCTCGCCCTCGCCCTGATCGAGCGGTTTGCTGCCATGCTGGCCGACGCACTGGCAGCCGTCGAAGCCTCCGCGCCAACCGGTGGAAGGGCGCTTGAAGGCGCTATCGACCTTTACCGTGACGCGTTGGGCGATGGTGAAACGATGTGCATGTGCGCAGCCATGTCCGCCGATGCCGCACTTCTCGAAATTCGCACCACCGACGCGCTCAATGCTGCCAACAAGGCGATTGCCCGGTGGTTCGAACGGATTCTGTCAAAGGGTAAGGAAGACGGTTCGATCGCCGGTGTCGACGAGCCGGAAACGTCCGCACTGGCGGTGCTGGCACAACTCCAGGGCGCGCAACTGCTGGCTCGTGCGTCGGGTTCGATCGAGGTCTTCGATCGCGCGGTGGCAACGCTGCGCGATCGCATCACAAGCTGA
- a CDS encoding oxygenase MpaB family protein codes for MPPLSPKEYLRSQLVSKVRGVFNDVEGGEKPVPVSDEALFEKDSPIRLVHADIVAMMVGGIRSLLLQMLHPHALQGVLDHSNFREDMHGRLRRTARFIAVTTFGHRDDAMAAIARVNRIHAEVGGTLPDGAPYSAADPRTLAWVHVAEATSFLAAYLRHVRPDMPGAMQDEYYRQFAVVARELGADPVPLDRREAELLSREFRADLRSSPEARDVARLVLTQKPRGTPPALQTLLGAEAVALLPSFARSMLGLERPGLRSLPARAATWGMGKTLRWAFKQN; via the coding sequence ATGCCGCCGCTTTCGCCCAAGGAGTATCTCCGCAGCCAACTCGTTTCAAAGGTTCGCGGGGTCTTCAATGATGTCGAAGGCGGCGAAAAGCCGGTACCGGTTTCCGATGAGGCCCTGTTCGAGAAGGACTCGCCGATCAGGCTCGTCCATGCCGACATAGTGGCCATGATGGTCGGTGGAATCCGCAGCCTGTTGCTGCAGATGCTCCACCCCCATGCCTTGCAGGGTGTGCTCGACCATTCGAATTTCCGCGAGGACATGCATGGGCGCCTTCGCCGCACGGCGCGCTTTATCGCGGTGACGACGTTCGGCCATCGTGACGACGCCATGGCAGCGATCGCCCGGGTCAATCGCATCCACGCAGAGGTGGGCGGTACGCTGCCGGACGGCGCACCCTACTCTGCGGCCGATCCGAGAACGCTCGCCTGGGTCCATGTCGCCGAAGCGACGAGTTTCCTCGCCGCGTACTTGCGCCATGTCCGGCCTGATATGCCGGGCGCGATGCAGGATGAGTATTACCGCCAGTTCGCCGTTGTCGCGCGCGAGTTGGGCGCCGATCCCGTCCCGCTGGATCGGCGCGAAGCGGAGCTGCTGTCTCGCGAATTCAGAGCCGACCTGCGTTCATCGCCCGAAGCGCGCGATGTGGCCCGGCTCGTCTTGACCCAGAAACCCCGGGGGACACCGCCAGCCTTGCAGACATTGCTCGGCGCCGAAGCGGTTGCCCTCCTACCATCTTTTGCTCGCTCGATGCTTGGTCTCGAACGGCCGGGCCTGCGAAGCTTGCCGGCGCGCGCCGCCACCTGGGGCATGGGCAAGACCCTGCGCTGGGCGTTCAAACAGAATTGA
- a CDS encoding TetR/AcrR family transcriptional regulator → MIPNRSFRPAPQSARDRLLEAGVKLIRRQGYAATSVGELCAEAGVTKGAFFHHFESKEALGAELARYWSNSTSGFFTDAPFRQIADPLERILGYLDLRIALIGGPTESFSCVAGTMIQESFRSSEPIRAACRDSILGNADLFVEDFTEAVASYGVDADPKGLSLHMQVVIQGAFILAKTQDSDERAVAMARESLLHLKRYLTLLFGKETAR, encoded by the coding sequence GTGATACCGAATCGGTCTTTCCGCCCCGCACCCCAATCCGCTCGCGATCGCTTGCTCGAAGCAGGCGTGAAACTCATCCGTCGACAAGGCTACGCCGCGACTTCGGTGGGCGAGTTGTGTGCCGAGGCCGGCGTCACCAAGGGTGCCTTCTTCCACCATTTCGAATCCAAGGAAGCGCTGGGCGCGGAGCTTGCGCGCTACTGGAGTAACTCGACCTCGGGCTTCTTTACCGACGCACCGTTTCGCCAGATTGCGGACCCGCTTGAACGGATTCTCGGTTATCTAGACCTGCGCATAGCACTGATCGGCGGACCGACCGAAAGCTTCAGCTGCGTCGCCGGAACCATGATTCAGGAAAGCTTCCGTTCCAGCGAACCGATCCGTGCGGCCTGTCGCGACAGCATCCTTGGCAATGCCGATCTCTTCGTCGAGGATTTTACAGAGGCCGTCGCAAGTTACGGTGTCGACGCGGATCCCAAGGGCCTCTCGCTGCATATGCAGGTCGTGATCCAGGGCGCCTTCATACTCGCCAAGACGCAAGACAGCGATGAGCGAGCCGTCGCCATGGCCCGCGAAAGCCTGCTGCACCTCAAGCGCTACCTCACCCTTTTGTTCGGCAAGGAGACCGCCCGATGA
- a CDS encoding VOC family protein codes for MTQMIFVNLPVADLAKSKAFYSAIGFTNEPKFTDDTAAAMQLSEAIVVMLLTHEKWKTFTSKAIPNAKQSAQVMNALGCQSREAVDAMVETASKAGGTPDCNPKQDYGFMYGRSFEDPDGHIWEVFWMDPAAVESGPAEMAAA; via the coding sequence ATGACCCAGATGATATTCGTAAACCTGCCGGTGGCGGACCTCGCAAAGTCCAAGGCGTTCTACAGTGCAATTGGCTTCACCAACGAGCCGAAATTCACCGACGATACCGCTGCGGCAATGCAGCTGTCCGAAGCCATCGTCGTCATGCTGCTGACCCATGAAAAGTGGAAGACTTTCACCAGCAAGGCGATCCCGAACGCCAAGCAAAGCGCACAGGTGATGAACGCGCTGGGTTGCCAGAGCCGCGAAGCGGTAGACGCGATGGTGGAGACCGCATCAAAGGCGGGCGGGACGCCGGACTGCAATCCGAAACAGGATTATGGCTTCATGTATGGCCGCAGCTTCGAGGACCCCGACGGTCATATCTGGGAGGTCTTCTGGATGGACCCTGCAGCCGTCGAAAGCGGTCCGGCTGAAATGGCCGCAGCCTGA
- a CDS encoding DUF1428 domain-containing protein, with product MYVNGFVVPVPEDKKDAYRDVAEKFWPIAHDHGCIGHVEAWEADVKDGQHTDFRKAVDLKPGERVVFSWMTWPDKETADAAHEKMMADERMATQFGPPDGSGMPFDGKRMIFGGFEVILNKEA from the coding sequence ATGTATGTGAACGGATTCGTGGTCCCCGTGCCCGAGGACAAGAAGGACGCCTATCGCGATGTGGCCGAAAAGTTCTGGCCGATCGCGCACGATCATGGATGCATCGGCCATGTCGAGGCGTGGGAAGCCGACGTGAAGGACGGTCAACACACCGACTTTCGCAAGGCAGTCGACCTCAAGCCCGGCGAAAGGGTCGTCTTCAGCTGGATGACCTGGCCCGACAAGGAAACCGCCGACGCTGCGCATGAGAAGATGATGGCCGACGAACGGATGGCAACACAGTTCGGCCCTCCCGACGGAAGCGGCATGCCCTTCGATGGCAAGCGGATGATCTTCGGCGGCTTCGAAGTCATCCTGAACAAGGAGGCGTGA
- a CDS encoding dihydrofolate reductase family protein, whose protein sequence is MGRKITGGVFLSLDGVMQAPGGPTEDYTGGFDEGGWVFKLWDEGVDETLDSLFSGEYDLLLGRRTYDIFAAYWPYAEGDNKPMGEAFDRACKYVLTCGDRPLEWQNSHRLAGIEDVASLKATEGPDLVIQGSSTIYPALLAAGLIDELILMTYPVTLGSGKRLFGDGTPAETLEMLGHRVTDKGTVIATYKPGGALPPYPPEGPIPSTSAREEERQARMKSGTW, encoded by the coding sequence ATGGGACGCAAGATCACCGGCGGAGTGTTCCTTTCGCTCGACGGCGTCATGCAGGCACCGGGCGGCCCGACCGAAGACTATACAGGCGGTTTCGACGAAGGCGGCTGGGTCTTCAAACTGTGGGACGAAGGTGTCGATGAAACACTCGATTCGTTGTTCTCCGGTGAGTACGACCTGCTGCTCGGCAGGCGAACCTATGACATCTTCGCCGCCTACTGGCCCTATGCCGAGGGTGACAACAAGCCGATGGGTGAGGCTTTCGACAGGGCGTGCAAGTATGTGCTGACCTGCGGCGACCGGCCATTGGAATGGCAGAACAGCCACCGGCTCGCTGGCATCGAAGACGTCGCTTCGCTCAAGGCCACCGAGGGGCCCGACCTCGTGATCCAGGGATCAAGCACGATCTACCCCGCGCTCCTCGCAGCAGGCTTGATCGACGAACTGATCCTGATGACCTATCCAGTCACACTCGGTTCTGGGAAACGCCTGTTTGGGGATGGCACGCCAGCCGAAACGCTTGAAATGCTGGGACACCGGGTGACCGACAAGGGCACGGTTATCGCCACGTACAAACCGGGTGGCGCATTGCCGCCCTACCCGCCAGAAGGTCCGATCCCGAGCACCAGTGCGCGCGAGGAGGAACGGCAGGCGCGGATGAAGTCGGGGACCTGGTGA